CAAAAAAAATTACAATGAAGATTATCACTTCGGTAGGAATTGAATATATGGTAGCTCAATTAAAAACTGAAACAAAAAATTTATACGATACTGACTATAATCTTTGGGTGTTAGAAACCGTTAAAAAATTAGAAACAAAAAATTTTACTCATTTAGATTTGGATAACTTAATTGAAGAGGTATTAGACTTGAGTCGCAGAGACAAAAGAAAATTAGAAAGTTTATTGATAAGACTATGTGAGCATCTACTAAAACTATCTTATTGGGAATTAGAAAGAGAAAAAAATCAAGGTCATTGGCAAGGAGAAATTCGTAATTTTCGACTACAAATTAAAAGACTTTTAAAAGATAGTCCCAGTTTAAAATCATATCTTCAAGATATTTTTGAGGAATCTTATCAAAACGGAGCAAAAATTGCTTCAGATCGCTCCAAATTACCTCTTAATACTTTTCCCAAAACTCCTCTGGCTGATTTAGCACAGATTTTAGATGAAAATTGGCTTCCGTAACCTTATCAGTATTATTCGAGATTCTCAAGAGGTATGTTAAAGTATAGTTGTTAACTTTTATTAAGTATTAGGTCTTGTCATGTTAGAACTATACCAGTTTGAACTATCTCAGTTTTCCGAAAAAGTCCGTTTAATCCTCGATTACAAAGGATTAGAATATAAAAAAATCGAAGTTACTCCCGGTCTTGGACAATTAGAAGTATTCAAAATTTCAGGACAAAGACAAGTGCCAGTATTAAAAGATGGTGAGACTGTCATTGCTGATTCCACCGAAATTGCTCTATATTTAGATCGTAAATATCCCGAAAAACCACTTATACCTAGCGATGCAGTGGCAAGAGGTAGATGTCTATTAATGGAAGAATGGGCAGATGAATCATTGGGCATGAAAGGGCGCAAGGCATTTTTAGGGGCGCTGAATCAATATCCTAACTTCCGTACTTCCTTTTTACCCAGTGATACTCCAGATTTATTGAAAACCGCTTTAGGTGCAATTCCTGCAGAGTTATTAGGGGGGTTGGGCGCTGAAGTGTTCAAAAAAGCAGAGAAAGGCTTAAAACAGAACCTAGAAGCTTTAACCTTAATTTTACAAAATCAACCTTATCTAATTGGAGATGAGCCTACTTTAGCTGATTTAACCGTAGCTGCTTTAACTACCATCATTAAATTTCCTGACATTCAATATTTTGAAGCGCCCGTCAACCTACAAGGTAAAGGTATTCCGGGTTTAGCCGATAATAGCAGTTATGAGCCTTTCTTTGCTTGGCGAGATCGTATTTATAGCGAATATCGTCAACCAGCTTCTCCGTCTAAATCACCTAATCAAACTAAAGACGAGAATAAACCGACATCCATCGAAATCGAATAAATATGGGGACAAGTGTTAGGTATTGGGTTGAGATTGAAAC
The window above is part of the Cyanobacterium sp. T60_A2020_053 genome. Proteins encoded here:
- a CDS encoding DUF29 domain-containing protein, which produces MVAQLKTETKNLYDTDYNLWVLETVKKLETKNFTHLDLDNLIEEVLDLSRRDKRKLESLLIRLCEHLLKLSYWELEREKNQGHWQGEIRNFRLQIKRLLKDSPSLKSYLQDIFEESYQNGAKIASDRSKLPLNTFPKTPLADLAQILDENWLP
- a CDS encoding glutathione S-transferase family protein, with the translated sequence MLELYQFELSQFSEKVRLILDYKGLEYKKIEVTPGLGQLEVFKISGQRQVPVLKDGETVIADSTEIALYLDRKYPEKPLIPSDAVARGRCLLMEEWADESLGMKGRKAFLGALNQYPNFRTSFLPSDTPDLLKTALGAIPAELLGGLGAEVFKKAEKGLKQNLEALTLILQNQPYLIGDEPTLADLTVAALTTIIKFPDIQYFEAPVNLQGKGIPGLADNSSYEPFFAWRDRIYSEYRQPASPSKSPNQTKDENKPTSIEIE